The following is a genomic window from Microcoleus sp. FACHB-672.
AACAATATCAATGATGGTGCCCCAAAAGCAGTACAGCCGCGCCAGCAGTATCGGCTTTTTAGCAAATTATAGCTCTAATATCATGGCACCGGCACTCGCAGGTTCTCTCTACTATCTCATTAGCCTCGCCGGCATCTTAACTATCGACCTCATCACCTTTGTACTCGCCGTCACCACAGTCCTCTTCGTACAAATCCCGCAACCAAAAATCACGGAAACAGCACAACAAAGCCGGCCAAATATCCTCCACGAAATCAGTTTCGGCTTCCGCTACATCGCCAAACGCCCCAGCTTACTAGCGTTGCTGCTATCAGCTTCCCTGTTTTGGTTCGCCCACGATATCGGCGCAGCACTTTATTCACCCATGATTTTAGCCCGCACCGGCAACGATGCCAGAGTCTTGGGAACCGTCGCCTCAGCAGCCGGTATTGGTGGCGTACTGGGGGCGCTGATCATCACCGGCTGGGGTGGCCCAAAGCGCCGAATCAACGGTTTTCTGCTGGGAATGGTGGGTGCCGGCGCGAGTAAAATCGTGTTTGGCTTCGGTCAAATGCTATTCATTTGGATTCCAGCACAATTTTGTTCATCGCTCAATTTTCCACTGCTGGGCAGTTCTTATGATGGGATTTGGTTGGCCAAGGTTAAACCGGCAGTGCAAGGGCGCGTATTCGCCACTCGTTCAATGCTGATGATGATCATGTCAGCACTCGGTTACTTAATAGCTGGGCCACTTGCGGATTATGTATTTGAGCCGGCAATGAAGCCAGAAGGTTCGCTGGTACCCATTTTTGGGGGAATATTTGGGACGGGTAACGGTGCCGGTGTGGCGCTACTGTACGTTATTAGCTCAATCTGTTTATTGCTTGTTGGGTTAAGTGGGTATGCTTGCCGCCGGTTGCGCGATGTGGAACGCCTTGTGCCGGATCGGGATGAGAATTTTTAACCGCAGATAAACGCAGATAAATTAGCAATTATTGGTGTTTATCTGCGGGTTTTAAAACTGTTGCCGAGAAGCTAAATGCGCTTCAATTTCCGGGCGAGATCGCCATACTGGCCTTAATTGTTTGCCGGCAAATAACTTTAACTGATCGCCACGATGCGGCGAATTGGGTTGCGTTGCATTGCCATAACTGGTCAGTGCCATTGCTTTTACCGGCTGAGAAAATTCAATCACGGCAACATAAGAATCTCCCCCAACTGCTTCAAAATGACCGTCTTTTGTGGGAGATAATTCAAGCGCACGAAATGCACCCAGAAAATCTTCAGCACCATTTGCCGGCAAATTAACATCCCCCGAATCAAGCCGGTTTACCTCGCCCCACGCGATATCTAGTGCGCCATAAGTCGCCTCAACTTTGGCTGCAACTGCTTCTAATGTCGCAACCGCGTCGGCAGGATCTGCCAAACCATCGGGCGTTGTCAGGGGAGATTTTTCACTCCAAGGTTTCGCAAACAAGTTATCAGAATCCATTGCATCAGCCCAGAATGCAAAAAGCACGGCACCTCGGCTATCTGCATCTGCGTTGCGATCCCAATTTTGCAAGACATCAGCTGCCCGACGCGCCAATTCACTACCCTGACGGGCTGCAGGAATTAAATCGTCTAGCAAACGATCAGCCAATTCCATGCGCGTTGAGTGCTTATATTTAACCACTTCATCAAACGAGAGTTTGTCATCTTCAAGCAGCATCTTAGCCGAACGTTGGGGCCGCAAATTCATCGGGCCACGCGGTGCCATATAAGAGGGATAATTATCTGGCTCGATTGCCGGTGGAAATGTTGTTGTCCAGGGCGAATCGTTAGCATTTTGCAACCAGCCGGTGGGTGGATCGATCACACGAGGTAAGTCTTCGTAAGGGTGATTTTTTGACCATAAATTCCCAGAACTATCGCCTGGGATAATACCTGACCAATCTTCAAAATCTCCTTGAGAACGCACCGGCACCTGACCGTTAAAAAAGTGCATAATATGCCCTTCTCGATCCGCATATATCACCGTGAACATGGGAATTTGCAAGCGTTTAAGAGCGATTTCAAACGCTGTCAAATTGTTCGCCCGTGCCATCTCCCACCACTCTTCTAAAGCTCCCGGCTGATCTAATCCTACAACTCGCAGCGCAATTGCTTTATCATCTTTTTGCGCCACAACCGGCCCGTGAATGGATCGCCGCACGCTCAAAGGTTCTTCACGTAGAGTCCCGTCTGCTTGTTTCACTTTCAAGACTTTGTTTTCTATCTCAAAAGCTCTGGTTTTTCCATCGAAGCGATAACCATCCTTTGCTAATTGCAATTCGTAGGCATCCCAGCCATCATGGGTGTTAACCGTATGAGTCCAACCGAGGTTATTATTAAAAGCAATTTCTAGAACAGGAAATCCTACGAGGGTTGCTCCATAAGCATCAATTCCCGGGGCATTCAGTTGCGCTTCATACCAAAGAAATAAGTCTGCCCAAGGAAGATGAGGGTTGGCAACTAACATGGCATTTCCACTTTCTGAATGTGAAGGTGCAATCGCCCAACCATTAGAACCGGCAGGATTGGCGTCTTCGTGAATATTGGAAAGACTTTGTGGGTTGACAACAAAGGTGAAATGAACAACACGCTGCAAGTGAGCGAGTAAATCTGCCGGCTCAATGGGCAGCACAATTTCTAATTCGTCGTCAATTTCATCACGATGTTGTTTAGCATAAGCGTTGATGCCGGCGGCAAAGGCATTAAGGTTAGTTTGAAACTCTGGACTTTGGGCTTTATACCATTCGCTGGCGCGTTGGGGAATTCCCATTGTGTGTACCCATTGATCGGATTCTAAATAATCTTCCCCCCAGTATTCTGCTGCCCGTCCCCGCGCTTGAGCATACAAACGTAAAATCAGATTGCCGTGACTTTGCATCTGCGCCCAACCAAAGGCGTGAAACAAACTTTTTGCATCTTGTGAAAAAATATGAGGAACGCCATAGGTATCCCACAAAATTTCGTTGCTTTGTGAGCCGGCAGATGGGCTGTAGATGCCTAGAAGCAAAGTTATGGCAAAACTGGCAATTAATAGAGTGATTCGTAACAATCGCCCTTTAAGACGAGCTGAAAGCGGGAGATTTAAGAACATATTTAGAAGGTAGAGCCTGAACAAGGAATAATTTATCCGTTTATTCGGTTTTTGTTAAGCGTGATCCCACTTTTACCTCAGAAAAATTAAGATTTATGTTTTTATATTTAAATTTATCTAAAAGTAAATATATTTTTAAATTAGGGCATTCTATAGAAAGGTAAGTAGTAAGCAAAATTAAACATGACTCCAGAAGAGGGGCATCGGGCATAGAACAAGGAGGGATAATCACTACAAAGGGCCAAGATCAAAAGGTGTTACGTTTATTTATGTATCGCTACTTTATCATTCTGGAACAGTATTTTTCCGTTTGAGCCGACAGTGTTAAACACTCGTCACGAGAGTTTTAGAAACCTCAATTTGACAAGCTATTGCGAAGGTTTTCGAGTTTTTAGTTAGGGTGGCACTATTTTTATCTTATTTTGTGATTTAGGAACTACAAAATAAGTGGTTTCTAAAAAATCATCAATTTACTTTTTTTGTTTCATTCAATTCATCAGCAACATATTTATTTAGCAAAAATGAACATTACTTTAACAGGCTATCAACTTAAAGCTTTACCCCTTCATGAAGGCGAAAAAACGATGATCTTTCGGGGTATAAAGCAATTAGATCAAACCTCAGTCATCGTTAAAATACTTAAAGCCCAGTATCCAACCCTGGAAGAAATTACTCAATTAAGACACGAATACAAAATTTCCCAAAGTCTAAATAAGGAGGAAATTGTTAGACCGATTGCTTTAGAAAATTATAATAACGGTCTGGCATTAATTTTGGAGGATTTTGGGGGAGAATCTCTTAAAGAATTTATCAGCCATGAAAAAATTGATTTAGCGCAGTTTCTTTTGATTGCCATTCAGCTAGCATCTGCTCTCGCGGCTTTGCATCAAAACCAGATAATTCATAAAGATATTAAACCTCACAACATTATCATCAATCCAAAAACTAAAAAGGTTAAAATCACCGACTTTAGCATTTCTTCGCGCCTGTCAAGAGAAACCCAAAACCTGAGCAATCCCAATTTGATAGAAGGCACACTCGCCTATATGTCACCGGAACAAACCGGCAGGATGAATCGCTCGATTGATTACCGCACCGATTTCTACTCTTTAGGCGTCACTTTTTATGAGATGTTAACAGGTTCGCTTCCCTTCCCCTCCACCGATCCGCTAGAACTCGTTCACTGCCATATTGCTAAACAGCCGATTCCTCTTCATGCTGTAGAAACGCTTGATGAAACGCCGACTTTTCCGGAAATTTTCGGGGCAGTTTCTGATATCGTGATGAAACTTTTAGCTAAAAATGCAGAAGACCGATATCAAAGCGCTCAGGGGCTAAAGGTAGATTTAGAAGAGTGCCTGATTCATCTGCAAAAGACAGGGAAAATTCAAAATTTTACTCCAGGTAAACGGGATAAGTCTGGAAAATTTTACATCCCTCAAAAATTGTACGGGCGCGAAGCAGAAGTCGTGACCTTGATGGATGCTTTTGATCGAATTTCTGGAAAGCAAGCTAACAAAAACTCGAAAGAGGAATTGGGCGATCTCCGTTCGGAGATGATGTTAGTTTCTGGTTACTCAGGCATCGGTAAATCTTGTTTAGTTCAAGAAGTGCATAAACCGATTCTTGCAGCGCGTGGGTATTTTATTGCCGGCAAGTTCGATCAGTTTAAACGAAATATTCCTTATGCGGCTTTAATTCAAGCTTTCGCCGAATTAATTCGACAGCTTTTAACAGAAAGTTCTGATCGCATCTCTATTTGGAAAGAAAAGCTGGAAAATGCTTTGGGTGCAAATGGTCAAGTAATTGTTGATGTGATTCCCGAAGTTGAATTGATCGTAGGACATCAGCCGGCTGTCCCTCAAATGGGTCCTGCTGAATCCCAAAATCGCTTTAATCGGGTGTTTAAACAGTTCATTCATGTCTTTACCCGAAAAGAACACCCGCTTGTCTTGTTCCTGGATGACTTGCAGTGGGCAGATAGCGCTTCCTTAAAGTTAATTCATCTGCTAATTGCTGATCCTGACAGCCAATACCTGCTGATGATTGGGGCATATCGGGATAATGAAGTCAGCTCAACTCATCCGTTAATATTGACTTTAGATGAGATTAAATCTGGCGGAGCAATTGTGAATAATATCACGCTCCAGCCTTTAGCGTTCCCTCATGTTCAGGAATTAGTTGCCGATACCCTCCACGAAAAAGAAAGATCGAAAGAACTTGCTGAGCTAGTTTTTAATAAAACCGGCGGTAATCCCTTCTTCTTGACTCAATTACTGCAAACGTTTCATGCTGAGAAGCTTGTACATTTTGATTTCTTTGAAGGTCGCTGGTTGTGGAATATTGAGCAAATTCAAGCTATTGGGATTACCGATTACAATATTGTCGAACTGGTTGCCAGAAACATTCAAAAGCTGCCGGAAAAAACTCAGCATCTTTTAAAACTAGCCGCCTGTATTGGCAACTCTTTTAGCCTAGATGTGCTTGCCATTGTCAACGAGCAATCGGTGTTAACCACTGCCGATGAGCTATGGGATGCACTGCAAGCCGGCTTAATTTTGCCGCTGAGCAACGCCTACAAAATTCCCCTATTTTTTGACGAAACTCACCGGGGTGCTTTAGTTTTTGAAGACATCCGAGTTAGCTACAAATTTTTGCATGATCGGGTGCAACAAGCTGCCTACTCTTTAATTGCAGAAGACCAGAAAAAAGCCACGCATTTAAAAATTGGCCAACTGCTGTTGCAGAAAACAGCAAAATTTTCTCTGGAAGAAAATATCTTTGATATTGTTAATCAGCTCAATATCGGTTTGGAACTGATTACCAGTGAAACGGAAAAAGAGCAACTTGCTAACTTAAATCTGATTGCCGGCACAAAAGCGAAAGCAGCGGCAGCTTATGAAGCGGCTGTTAGGTATTTAACTGTGGGATTAAAACTGTTGCCGGCAAACAGTTGGCAGGATCACTATGATCTGGCGTTGTCCCTGCATTTAGAAGCCGTAGAAGCGGAATATTTAAACATCAACTTTAATAAGGCAGCCACTTTGGTTGCAGTTGCCGGCGAACAAGTGACCTCTCTACTTGATAAGGTCAAAGTGTATGAACTGCAAATGCAGGTTTATATCGCTCAACTAGAGATGATCAAAGCCGTTGATACCGGCTTGCAAGTTTTGGAAAGCTTGGGCGTTTATCTCCTAACACTCAGCAGCGAAGACAGTTTAGTGGTTGAGTTGCCCGAACTTGCGGAATTAGAAAACATTCCCGCCATGACTGATCCGCATAAGCTGGCGGCTATGCGGATTTTAAAACTCCTGTGTACGCCGGTTTTTCAGGCAAAACCTGAGATTTTTCTGCAAGTCATCTTAACGATGATCAATCTTTGTATTGAACACGGAAATTCAGCACTTTCAGCGTTTGCCTATGGTTTTTATGGCTTGTTGCTGTCTGGACTCGGAAAACTGGATGCAGGATATCAAGCCGGCTTGATTGCTTTGCAACTACTAGAGCAATTCGACGCCAAAGAACTCAAGGCTAAAGTTTACAACCTATTTAATGCCAATATTAGAAGCTGGACAGAACACGCAAAAAACAGTGTAGCTTCCTTCCAAGAAGGCGTTCAAAGCGGACTGGAAACTGGAGATATCGAATGGGGCGGATATTGTATTGGTAACTATTGCGGGTACTTATTCTTCACTGAAAAAAGCTTAGAGTCTGCCGTACGACAACAAGCGCCTTACATTGATTTGGCCATAAAAATTAAGCAAGAAATTCCCATTCACTTTTCGAGTGTGTGGCGACAATTAGGGCTAAACTTTCAAGGCAGAGCAGCCGATAAATATTTGTTAATTGGCGAAAGTTTTGATGAAGCTCAAATGTTACCCCGTTTAATTGAAGCGAAAACCGGAACTGTTTTATTTGTGTTTTATGTTGCTAAAACGATTCTTTTATATCAGTTTAGAGATTTTGAAGCTGCCATAAAATCAGCATCCTTGGCGGCTGAACAAGCCGGCTCTGCATTTGGTTTTATGCAGGTTGCCGTCCTTAACTGCTACCACTCTCTGGCGCTCCTCGCTCATTATCCCCAAGCCAACCCCAGCGAACAGCAACAATTCGTAGAGCAAGTAGAAACCAACCAAAAACAGATGAAAATCTGGGCGCAGCACGCTCCCGCCAACTTCCAACACAAGTACGATCTAGTAGAAGCAGAAAAAGCACGGGTTTTAGGCGAATCTTTAAGGGCGATGGAATTTTATGACAGCTCCATAAAAGCAGCCAAAAACCAAGGCTATGTTCAAGAAGAAGCGATGGCAAATGAACTGGCGGCGCAGTTTTATTTTGAGTGTGATAAAGAAAAGATCGCTCAAGCTTATTTAACTGAAGCTTACTACTGCTATATTCGCTGGGGAGCTGTAGCAAAAGCAAAAGATTTGGCTTCAAGATATCCAGGTTTCTTCGCTCGCCTACTTGCTAGAGTAACTAACAATCTTGAAGTGACGCGGACGACAACCTCGACAACGGGAACAGTTTCAGCAGCATTAGATTTGGCAGCGGTGATGAAAGCTTCGCTTGCTATTTCTTCGGAAATTGTTCTTGACCGGCTGCTCGAAAAGTTAATGCACATTGTGGTTGAGAATGCCGGTGCGCGAAAAGGATTTCTCCTGCTTAAAGAAGCAGAAAAATTGGTGGTGGTTGCAGAAAAAAATGTGGCCAACCACACTTGTTCCGTGCTGCACGCGATTCCCATAGAAGCGGTTGAAGATTTGCCCCTTTCGATGATTAATTATATCGAAAGAACCCAAAAAACAGTGGTTGTAGATGCAGCGACAACCGAAAGTTTATTTATAACCGATCCCTACATTTTGAAAAACCAACCTAAGTCTATCTTAGGGTTGCCCATTCTTCATCAAGGAAAGTTAACCGGCATTCTTTATTTGGAGAATGACTTGACGGCGGGAACCTTTACCCCAGAACGCTTAGAAGTTCTGAAAGTTTTGACTTCTCAAGTTGCGATTTCGATTGAAAATGCTCATCTATACACAAATTTACAAGTGTATTCCCAAGAGCTAGAAGTCAAAAATACTGCCTTGAGTGAAAAAACCCAAGAACTTCAACAAGCGTTTCACAAGCTGCAACAAACTCAAAGTCAACTGGTTCAAACCGAAAAAATCTCAAGTTTGGGGCAACTGGTTGCAGGAATCGCGCATGAAGTGAATAACCCCGTTAGCTTCATCACCGGCAACCTGCATCACGCTAGCAGTTATGTACAGGATTTGCTCAAATTCCTGAATTTATACCAGGAACACTTCCCGAATCCCCCGGCTGAAATTCAAGAGGAAGCAGAAGCGCTAGATATTGATTACTTAATTGAAGATTTGCCTAAAATGCTTTCTTCGATGCAGGTAGGAACTGATCGCATTCGAGAAATCATGCAGTCGTTACGCAATTTCTCACGAGTGGATGAGCAAGCGAAAAAGCCGGCAGACATTCATCAGGGTATTGACAGCACACTGATGATTCTGCAACATCGCCTGAAAGCAAAAGCAGAACGTCCGGCAATTCTTCTGGTGAAAGAATATGGGGATGTGCCTCAGATAGAATGTTATGCCGGCCAGCTTAACCAAGTGTTTATGAACATTTTGGCAAACGCAATTGATGCTTTAGATGAGAGCAACCGGCATCGTTCTTACAAGGAAATTGAACAAAATCCCAATCGCATCAAAATTCGCACAGAACTCAGCGCCGGCTGGCTGGTGATTCGGATTTCTGATAATGGGCCAGGGATGCCTGAAGACGCTAAGCAACGTCTGTTTGATCCTTTCTTCACGACAAAGCCGGTGGGTAAAGGCACTGGATTAGGATTATCGATTAGTTACCAAATTGTGGTTGAAAAACACGGAGGAAAATTGAGCTGTGTCTCAGCACCCGGAGAGGGAACAGAGTTTATTCTTGAGGTGCCGGCTGTTTATTCAAGTGATGCCGATTAAACGCTGCAAACTTTTTGCTTTGCTGCTCATAAAATTGGGGCAACCTGAATTAGATTGCCCCAATTTACTCACTTTATGAAGAAAGCAGATATAACGGTTCTCAATTTGATGCAAGGCTGGGAGAAGGCAGAAAGACCTTGGGGGGCTTCCCCCCAAACCCCCCATTGGGTGACGGTTGCGTCCCCCAAACCCCCTCCAAAAGGGTTGATTTGCTGAGCGTCAAAACCCTAGAACTTGTCAGGATTTACTCAATATTTCTTCCCCTGAATCTAATCGAGGTTGAAATAGATCCGTCTTTCATCTGCGTTTATCTGCGTTTATCTGCGTTTAAAAATCCCCATCAAGCGTCACCTAACACCCAATTCACAAGCGTGCGGACTGGGAAGCCGGTGGCTCCGACACTGTTATAACCGCTTTCTTTATCCGTCCAAACAGGACCCGCAATATCTAGGTGAACCCAAGGCGTTTCTTTAACAAATTGCTTCAGAAACAAAGCAGCCGTAATTGAACCACCGGGACGCGGGCCGGTATTTTTCATATCCGCGAGCGGAGATTTTAAGCCTTCAAAATATTTCTCTTCCAAAGGCATCCGCCAGAATTTTTCACCGGCCATTTCCGATGCTTTTAGCAGTTGATTTGCCACGGTATCATCAGGACTCCATAAGCCGGCAATATCATCGCCCAATGCGATAATGCACGCGCCGGTTAGGGTTGCCAAATCTACAATTGCGTCAACTCCCAGTTTTTCAGCAAACACTAAGGCATCTGCCAGGGTCAAACGCCCCTCAGCATCCGTGTTGTTAATTTCAATTGTTTTGCCGTTTGAAGCCGTGAGGATGTCGCCAGGGCGCATGGCGTGACCGCTAATCATATTTTCAGTTACGGCTGAGATGAAGTGAACTTCCACATCTGGCTTCAGCAGTGCGATCGCTTTAGCTGCACCCAGAGTAGCACCGGCACCCGCCATGTCTACTTTCATCATCTCCACACCGCTGCCGGCGACTTTGATGTTCAAACCGCCAGAGTCAAAGGTCAAACCCTTGCCCACAATTGCCAGTTTGCGGCGTGGTGTCCCTTCTGGTTTGTAGGTGAGGTGGAGGAACTTGGGCGGCAGATCGGAGGCTAGAGCAACGCCTAAAAAGGCTCCCATGCCGAGTTCTTCACAGGCTTCTCGTTCAAGGATTTCAATCTCTAAGCCATGTTCAGAGGCAATTGCTTGGGCGGCTTCTGCCATTGTTACTGGCGTTACCGAATTCGCCGGCGCTGCAACGAGTTGGCGTGCGAGCATCACACCGGCACAAATTTGCTGAGCACGGGTGATGGAGGCTTCTGTGCCGGCTAAGCCCAGCAAATCAATCTGTTCTAGTTTTAGCCCTTTATTTTCAGTCTCAGATTTGAAGCGATTATCCTGATATAGAGCCAGTTCTACGCCTTCCACAATCGCCTCTGCTGTGGCATCCGGTGCCTCATGCCACACCGGCAACGCTAACGCCAGAGTTTTGCACTTTTCTTTATTTGCCAATCGCGCGGCGGCAGCGGCAGCCCGACGCCAGCTGTCTAATTTCAGGGCGTCTGCTTTGCCCAAACCGACTACAATGATTTTGCGAATGGGGCTGCCGGTGCCCACGCGAGTCACGGCGCTGCTGCCGTCTTTTCCCTTAAATTCGCTTTCTTCAATCAGTTCTTTCAAGGTGCCGGCTAGCTTTTCATCGAGTTGCGCCAAATTGCCGGTTAATTCGACGGCGTCCTCAAACAATCCGATCGCTAGGGCATCCCCTGACCAATCCAAGAAGCTAAGTTCAATCGCTCGAAAATCCATTCTGCGTTCTACCTTTTGATTACTTATACCATTACTACTATGGCAAAACTTCTTCAATTTTATAATTAAAACGTCCGGGCTGTTTAAGCCGACTCGGCCAAAGTCACTGTGCCGAAATCTCTGGCCGCTCCTGCGGGTTAGCCTGCATAATGGTTATGAAACTGTTGCTTTTACATTCTTTTATACCAAGTCTATTTTAACTTGTAAATATTGAATTTTTTTGATTTAAAAAAGGTTATTGTAAAAAAGCCTTATGGCAAAACTATTATCTATTTTTTAGCAGAAGTAGACGAATTGAGTTGAAATTTTAATCTTTTAATTTGAATTTAATATATTATCAATAATCTGATATTTGTCAAAAATTGAGTGTATTCTTCAGGCTGGTTAGCGAAATAAAATTGCATTGGGAAGCCGAATTCGCTGATATTTCGATTTTGCCTGACTCGGAGGGTTAGCGAATGTGGATTAACGATGACATCAATAAAATCCTGAATCTCAGTTCTCGCGCCATCTCCAATGAGTTTAACCGGCAGTTAAGGTGTTGTGGTTGACAAACCTGAGATAACTTCTGGGCCAACTAAACGTTTGCATTTGTTTATGATTTGAGTCACTATTTATAAAAATAAAAGTTAATATGTCAGGAGCCAGCGCTTAGCTCATCAAAGTGAGAGTCAAAAGTCAGGAGTCGCAGGGGCGATTGCCCAAAAAGCCCGCTCAGGCTTCGCCCGGATAGGAGTGAAGTCCCAACTCAAAACTCTTGCAGGCTCAAACCTCAAAACTCAAAACTCTTGAAGGCTTAACCTCATCCATGTTCAAGCAACGACGCAAACCCAATGTTTCTGTGGCGATCGGGACAGGAATCTGTGTTCTGGTACTCGGAATTAGCTTGCCAGTAATAATATGGAACGGAGTCGGGATGTTCCAAAACCAGCTGAAGCAGGTGGATGTCCAAGACCCGAAATCGGAAGTGTTGCCGCTGGCACTGTTATCACCGGAAAAACGGGCGTCAAAGCTGGAGACGCTGGCGCAGGAGCCAAAATCACAAGATCGCAACCGCGCTCGTTATCTTCTTGCCAGCGATCTGATTGGGCAGCAGCAGGGAGCTGAGGCGCTGAAATGGTTGGAAGATTTGGAGAAAGATTATCCGCTTCTCGCCGGCCATATTGCTGTGCAACGTGCCC
Proteins encoded in this region:
- a CDS encoding MFS transporter, which encodes MRTFLTIWSGQTASLIGSKMSRFSLTIWMWEITEQTTALALFAFFTQIPRILIAPFAGIIVDRYNRKLLMIAGDTVAGISTIAILFLYLTHNLQIWHLYVVGSITGTFEQIQELAYSATISMMVPQKQYSRASSIGFLANYSSNIMAPALAGSLYYLISLAGILTIDLITFVLAVTTVLFVQIPQPKITETAQQSRPNILHEISFGFRYIAKRPSLLALLLSASLFWFAHDIGAALYSPMILARTGNDARVLGTVASAAGIGGVLGALIITGWGGPKRRINGFLLGMVGAGASKIVFGFGQMLFIWIPAQFCSSLNFPLLGSSYDGIWLAKVKPAVQGRVFATRSMLMMIMSALGYLIAGPLADYVFEPAMKPEGSLVPIFGGIFGTGNGAGVALLYVISSICLLLVGLSGYACRRLRDVERLVPDRDENF
- a CDS encoding ATP-binding sensor histidine kinase, with amino-acid sequence MNITLTGYQLKALPLHEGEKTMIFRGIKQLDQTSVIVKILKAQYPTLEEITQLRHEYKISQSLNKEEIVRPIALENYNNGLALILEDFGGESLKEFISHEKIDLAQFLLIAIQLASALAALHQNQIIHKDIKPHNIIINPKTKKVKITDFSISSRLSRETQNLSNPNLIEGTLAYMSPEQTGRMNRSIDYRTDFYSLGVTFYEMLTGSLPFPSTDPLELVHCHIAKQPIPLHAVETLDETPTFPEIFGAVSDIVMKLLAKNAEDRYQSAQGLKVDLEECLIHLQKTGKIQNFTPGKRDKSGKFYIPQKLYGREAEVVTLMDAFDRISGKQANKNSKEELGDLRSEMMLVSGYSGIGKSCLVQEVHKPILAARGYFIAGKFDQFKRNIPYAALIQAFAELIRQLLTESSDRISIWKEKLENALGANGQVIVDVIPEVELIVGHQPAVPQMGPAESQNRFNRVFKQFIHVFTRKEHPLVLFLDDLQWADSASLKLIHLLIADPDSQYLLMIGAYRDNEVSSTHPLILTLDEIKSGGAIVNNITLQPLAFPHVQELVADTLHEKERSKELAELVFNKTGGNPFFLTQLLQTFHAEKLVHFDFFEGRWLWNIEQIQAIGITDYNIVELVARNIQKLPEKTQHLLKLAACIGNSFSLDVLAIVNEQSVLTTADELWDALQAGLILPLSNAYKIPLFFDETHRGALVFEDIRVSYKFLHDRVQQAAYSLIAEDQKKATHLKIGQLLLQKTAKFSLEENIFDIVNQLNIGLELITSETEKEQLANLNLIAGTKAKAAAAYEAAVRYLTVGLKLLPANSWQDHYDLALSLHLEAVEAEYLNINFNKAATLVAVAGEQVTSLLDKVKVYELQMQVYIAQLEMIKAVDTGLQVLESLGVYLLTLSSEDSLVVELPELAELENIPAMTDPHKLAAMRILKLLCTPVFQAKPEIFLQVILTMINLCIEHGNSALSAFAYGFYGLLLSGLGKLDAGYQAGLIALQLLEQFDAKELKAKVYNLFNANIRSWTEHAKNSVASFQEGVQSGLETGDIEWGGYCIGNYCGYLFFTEKSLESAVRQQAPYIDLAIKIKQEIPIHFSSVWRQLGLNFQGRAADKYLLIGESFDEAQMLPRLIEAKTGTVLFVFYVAKTILLYQFRDFEAAIKSASLAAEQAGSAFGFMQVAVLNCYHSLALLAHYPQANPSEQQQFVEQVETNQKQMKIWAQHAPANFQHKYDLVEAEKARVLGESLRAMEFYDSSIKAAKNQGYVQEEAMANELAAQFYFECDKEKIAQAYLTEAYYCYIRWGAVAKAKDLASRYPGFFARLLARVTNNLEVTRTTTSTTGTVSAALDLAAVMKASLAISSEIVLDRLLEKLMHIVVENAGARKGFLLLKEAEKLVVVAEKNVANHTCSVLHAIPIEAVEDLPLSMINYIERTQKTVVVDAATTESLFITDPYILKNQPKSILGLPILHQGKLTGILYLENDLTAGTFTPERLEVLKVLTSQVAISIENAHLYTNLQVYSQELEVKNTALSEKTQELQQAFHKLQQTQSQLVQTEKISSLGQLVAGIAHEVNNPVSFITGNLHHASSYVQDLLKFLNLYQEHFPNPPAEIQEEAEALDIDYLIEDLPKMLSSMQVGTDRIREIMQSLRNFSRVDEQAKKPADIHQGIDSTLMILQHRLKAKAERPAILLVKEYGDVPQIECYAGQLNQVFMNILANAIDALDESNRHRSYKEIEQNPNRIKIRTELSAGWLVIRISDNGPGMPEDAKQRLFDPFFTTKPVGKGTGLGLSISYQIVVEKHGGKLSCVSAPGEGTEFILEVPAVYSSDAD
- a CDS encoding acylase, producing MFLNLPLSARLKGRLLRITLLIASFAITLLLGIYSPSAGSQSNEILWDTYGVPHIFSQDAKSLFHAFGWAQMQSHGNLILRLYAQARGRAAEYWGEDYLESDQWVHTMGIPQRASEWYKAQSPEFQTNLNAFAAGINAYAKQHRDEIDDELEIVLPIEPADLLAHLQRVVHFTFVVNPQSLSNIHEDANPAGSNGWAIAPSHSESGNAMLVANPHLPWADLFLWYEAQLNAPGIDAYGATLVGFPVLEIAFNNNLGWTHTVNTHDGWDAYELQLAKDGYRFDGKTRAFEIENKVLKVKQADGTLREEPLSVRRSIHGPVVAQKDDKAIALRVVGLDQPGALEEWWEMARANNLTAFEIALKRLQIPMFTVIYADREGHIMHFFNGQVPVRSQGDFEDWSGIIPGDSSGNLWSKNHPYEDLPRVIDPPTGWLQNANDSPWTTTFPPAIEPDNYPSYMAPRGPMNLRPQRSAKMLLEDDKLSFDEVVKYKHSTRMELADRLLDDLIPAARQGSELARRAADVLQNWDRNADADSRGAVLFAFWADAMDSDNLFAKPWSEKSPLTTPDGLADPADAVATLEAVAAKVEATYGALDIAWGEVNRLDSGDVNLPANGAEDFLGAFRALELSPTKDGHFEAVGGDSYVAVIEFSQPVKAMALTSYGNATQPNSPHRGDQLKLFAGKQLRPVWRSRPEIEAHLASRQQF
- a CDS encoding leucyl aminopeptidase, yielding MDFRAIELSFLDWSGDALAIGLFEDAVELTGNLAQLDEKLAGTLKELIEESEFKGKDGSSAVTRVGTGSPIRKIIVVGLGKADALKLDSWRRAAAAAARLANKEKCKTLALALPVWHEAPDATAEAIVEGVELALYQDNRFKSETENKGLKLEQIDLLGLAGTEASITRAQQICAGVMLARQLVAAPANSVTPVTMAEAAQAIASEHGLEIEILEREACEELGMGAFLGVALASDLPPKFLHLTYKPEGTPRRKLAIVGKGLTFDSGGLNIKVAGSGVEMMKVDMAGAGATLGAAKAIALLKPDVEVHFISAVTENMISGHAMRPGDILTASNGKTIEINNTDAEGRLTLADALVFAEKLGVDAIVDLATLTGACIIALGDDIAGLWSPDDTVANQLLKASEMAGEKFWRMPLEEKYFEGLKSPLADMKNTGPRPGGSITAALFLKQFVKETPWVHLDIAGPVWTDKESGYNSVGATGFPVRTLVNWVLGDA